The DNA region TAGAGTTTTGTTCCTGAGGCTGAACATTTATATTTTCATTTATATTATTTTCCATGATTGATATAATATATAATAAAAATATAAAAATTCAAGCGTATTAATTATTCTACAGCACCATATTGTTGTAAATATTCTATTAAAGCATCACCTTTTTTATAGTTAGCTCTTATATATGCTATTATAGATTCTCCATTTTTATCTTTAGCATTAACATCTATACCGTTTTTACATAGTATTTCAATAGTAGGCATCATCTCTTCTCTTGTAGCAGCCGACATGAAAACCATCATCAAAGCATTATCTCCATCATTATTTACCGCATTAATATCTATTTCAGAGTCAATTAGAGTTTGAACAACATTGCTATAGAGTTTGTATGAAGCCACATGCAAAGCATTTTCTCCATAGCTGTTTTTTGCATTAATATTTATTTTTGCCTTTATAAGCATTTTAGCAATATCATTTCTTCCCTCTGAAGCAGCAAATATCAAAGCATTATATCCAACATTATCCACTATATTAACATCAGCATTATGTCGTATAAGAAGTTTTACTATATTCGGATATCCCTTATGCGAAGCAAGCATTAAACCAGTAAGTCCGTCTTCTGTTGTAACATTTACATTTACCTTTCTATCTAGCATAGTTATAACGGTTTCATATTTTCCATTTTCGCATGCTTTTAAAAATTTTACTTCATCATCTGTTAAAGAATAAAGCTTACAAGAGAATAAAGCTAGTAAAATAAAAAAAATATTTTTCATAAATCCCCAAAAATTATATTGTTATAAATATTTATTTTAAGCTTGAGCGTTTAAAGCCCCGCCTGTTACTTTTGCAGCCACATTTATGGTTGTAGTTTTTTCTGTAAGGTCGGTTGTAACTGTAACTTCTACACCGCCTATACTTTGCACATATTTATTGGTATTACTAGTTGATGATATACCTGTAATCATTATTCTACCCCTAAAATAAATTTGTAATAATGATTTATTGTATTATAAACTAATAATAAAAACAATACTAAAAAAATTATGTAATATCATTATTTTATAATTATTAATTTATTTTTTTGCAAGTATTATCTATTATTTTTTTATACGGCATTAATATATATTGATTCATTTTGCCTCTCATCTTCTTCTGTACGCTTGGAATAGACATTAAATATCCTGCTAATTTCATCTGAAGCATTCTTCCTCTTTGTTTTTGAGGGAAATCATATATATTATGTTTTTTATAATATTTATGGTCAGCTTTCATTATTCCTTGCATAATATATATTAAATCTCTAAATATTTTCATTCCTCCTACGCCGTAAAAGTTTTTTGGTCGTGAGCATTTATTTAGTATAGCATAATTCATAGTTTGAGAGAGTTTTTTTAATTCTTCTAAAGTGTTGTCTTTATTGTCGTTTGCAACATAAGTTAAGAAATTTCCTCCAACTTCACAGCGTGCTTCAATTAGAGTTTGTAAATTATATTCTTTGTCATAATCACCCGCTACAATATATCCAACAGGCATACCTTCAGTAACCATTCTATGTCCATTACAAAATTGCCTATCTTCATAAATCTTAAAACTAGAATGTGTATAATGATTTTCTATAGTAAAAGCATAAATAATAGCATTAGCCTTTTGTATCTCTCTTCTTAGAAACTCATCAAATCCATCTTTATAAACACATTTACCCGTAATAGCACAGCCAAAACACCCCATACAGCCACCATGAAATTTATACTCTCTAATATTTATCTCCCTTGTGCTGTAATTAAACATAGCCTTAAAATCTTCTATCATATTTCTTAAATTAGTGTCATCTTTAGCACAGTTTGTAACTATAACAACGTCTTTATTTTCATCTTTAATAGATGTTGTTTCAACTTGTCTTTTATAAATATTAATATTATTTTTTTCTTTATTATCATTATTATTAGAGTTTATATTATTTTGAGCAGAAAATATTAAATAATTAAAAAACTCTATAGCCTCTTCCTGACCTTTCTTTGTAAGCAAGTCGTCCATGTCAGCAGAAAACCCTTTGATATATTTAAGATTCAAATCCAAACAATTTTCTTCTACAAACTTATGAGCTGTTGTATCATAAAAGTGTTTTGATGTTGATACTTGTGTAGCATATTTTTGAGATAAATCAATATTCTTTTCTTTTAATAATTCTATAAACCTATGCAGTTGATACGGCACTAAAAAAGTATAAACGGGGTAGGCAAATATTATAATATCTGCTTTGTTTATTTCTTTTTCTACTTCATTAAAGTTTTTTTCGTAGTATCTTACTTTTTGAGCAGCATTTAAAAAAGAGAAACTATGATTTGTAAAAGCTTTCTCTAAAAAAAGCAATGTTTGTAATGTAATGCTGCCGTTTCCTTTGGGGCTTCCATTTATAACTAAAATATTCACTTATAATACTCCATATTTTTTATAGAGTATTATATTTTATTGAGTGAAAATTACAATATTAGTATCTCCATATACCCCAAATATCTATTCCAGCACCAAAAGCATTATTAATTTCAAAATCTTTGTCTTTACGCATTAAGCCCTGACCATCAGCATATGCCGTAAGACCGAATGTAAGATTCTCTATTAGGGTAACTTGCAATTCGCCTTCTATACCATAATAAAGTTTATATAATCCAGTAGTTTTATAAATATTTCCTTCAAACATAAGTCTTGGCATTATATAATAATATATAGCTCCAAGTTTAGATTCAAATTTAGCAGGAAGCATTATATAAAAACGCATACTGTCTGTAGCACGCTCTCCATCTTCATTGTATAAATAATTAAATAGCATATCTTCAGCATAAGCAGCATCAATAGTAGCCCATCTGCTCTTTATACCATAATAGAAAGCAAGTTTTATAGGCAAACTTATCTGTACAGGTGCACTGTCAAATCTTGAAAGCATAACTGTACCGTACAAACTTCCGCCTATCACCATAGGAGCAACTGATGTGTCTGTTATATTATTTGTAATTGAAGATAATTGTATTCCATAATGTAATGATATAGTAAACTCATCTAATAAGCCGCCTCTAAATAAAAATGTAAATTTAGGAGTTGTGCTTATAGCTAATTTAGCACCATAACGGCTTCCATCAGCAACACCAAAAGACACAGGAACTGATAATCTGTATTTATCTGTTGCAAAGCCAAAAGATGCTGAGTGTGTTGATATTATAGGAGCATTTTTTTCGTTTAAATTATTGTATAAATTAAATTGATAACCTATGCCGAATATTCCATAGCTTAAACCAATAAAACCTTTAGGAGCTATTGCAAAGTTCTGCTCTCCTTTAGAGTTTGTGATTGTATTATCAAACATATATCTTAAATCTAATATAGAAACACCAAGCTTAAAAGGTCTGTTATGATTCATAAGCGGAGAAAAGTTATAAATAGTGCTTATTCTATCGCTTCCAGCTCTTGTAGAGTTTACTCCGTCTATAAGGTTATGCATATTATCTTTGTCTAACATATCGTCTATTGCAAATACATTAATACTAAAAATAAATAATAGTGCTATAATAACTTTTTTCATCTTTTACCCGCTCTTTCCTTTTAAAATATATAGTAGTTTATAATATAAGATTTTTTTTTTCAAGCCTATGAGATAATTTTATTTTTTTAGTTATTTGTTAAAAAATGATAAAATTATAATTGATTTTTTGTTATTTAAATAATAAAATCTATATTTAATAATAAAAATTATAAGCCTTATCGGAGTAAAGCTATTATGAGAAAAGTAATTGATTTTAATACTAATTGGAAGTTTTTAGAAAAGTGGAATGATGATATAAAAAACACCATTCTAAAATCAACAACCATAACTTTGCCTCATACTGTAAAAGAAATACCTCTTCATTATTTTGATGAGTCTGATACTTGGCTTGTTGCTGGATATCAAAATATATTTAATTATAATAAAAAAGATTTTGCAAATAAGAGAGTTTTAATTAACTTTGAAGGAGTAATGGCTGCTGCAGAAGTATTTGTAAATGCTAAGAGCTTTGGTGAACATAAAGGTGGGTATTTACCTTTTATTTATGATATTACAGATTCTTTAGTTGATGGAGAAAATATTATAGCAGTTAAAGTTGACAGCACAGAGAGAAAAGATATTCCTCCTTTTGGAAATGAAATAGATTATTTATGCTACGGCGGTATATATAGAGAAGTACAAATTATTGTAGTTGATGAAGTGTCTATAGAAAATATTATGATTATAGGGGACGCTAAACAAAATATAACTGGAAAAGTGAGAATAAGAAACAGCAAAAAAGAAGACAAAAAAGAAACTTTATTTATTAATCTCTATAACAGAGAATATCATATATGCGAAATAAAAAAAGAAATTACTCTAAAGAAAGATGAGTTATTTACTGATATAAATATAAAAGAATATATTGATACAGACAGAATAGAGCTTTGGGATATTGATAATCCTAGACTTTACAGACTTGAGGCTTCTCTTTCTAATGAAGATGCTGTTAGTGTAAATATTGGTTTTAGAGATGTTGAGTTTAGAGATAACGGATTCTTTTTGAATGGTGAAAAAATAAAATTAAGAGGATTAAACAGACATCAGAGTTTTCCTTATGTTGGTTATGCTATGCCTGAGAGAATGCAGAAAAAAGATGCTGATATACTAAAGTTTGATTTGGGACTTAATATAGTTCGCTCTTCGCATTATCCTGCTTCAAGACATTTTTTAAATAGATGCGATGAAATAGGCTTAATGGTTTTTGAAGAGATACCAGGCTGGCAGCATATAGGTGATAAAGATTGGCAGAAGGTTTCTATAGAAAATGTAAAAGATATGATAGAGAGAGATTTTCATCATGCTTCTATAATTATATGGGGAGTGAGAATTAATGAGAGTCAGGATAATCATAGCTTCTACAAAGAAACTAATAAAGTAGCTCATAAGTTGGATAAAACAAGACAAACAGGCGGTGTTAGATATATAATGGGAAGTGAGCTTTTAGAAGATGTATATACTATGAATGACTTTAATTGCGATGGAGTTAATGACCCTATAAGAGCTCAAAAGTTTGTTACAAAATTAGATAAAAACGTGCCTTATATGATAACAGAATATAATGGACATATGTTTCCTACAAAGATGCAAGACTCTGAGGAACGTTTGATTGAGCATACTAAAAGACATTTTGATGTTATTAATGCTGTTGCTATAGATGAGAGTATATCTGGTTCTACTGGCTGGTGTGCTTTTGATTATCATACTCATTATGATTTTGGTTCGGGTGATAGAATATGTTATCATGGCGTTTGCGATATGTTTAGAAATAAAAAATTGGCTGCAAGCGTATACTCTTCACAGATGAATAAAAAAGATTGTGTTGTATTAGAGCCTATCACTATATATGCAAGAGGTGAGAGAGCTATAGGAGGAATATCTCCTTTAATGGTTGCTACAAATTGTGATTATGTGGAGTTTTATTATAAAAATGAATTATTAGCAAAAGAATATCCTGCTTCTGCAAAATATCAAGGTTTGAAACATGCTCCTGTTATTATACAAATGGAGAGAAATATTCCTGGTGTTAGTGCTATGAATTGGGAAGATGCTAAAGTTGTGGGATATATTGACGGCAATGCTGTAATAGAGAAACATTTCCTAAAAAATCCTACTTTCAAAGAGTTGGAAGTAATTGCTGATGATAAAGAAATTAATGCTGTAAGCAACGGTTCTGCTTGGGACGCTACAAGAATAACAGTAAAGGCTATTGACTCTATAGGAAACAGACTTCCATATATTAACGAAGCTATAAAGATAGAAGTTAAAGGTTCTGGTTCTTTAATAGGAAATGATAACCCTGTACTTGAGGGCGGATATTATTCTTTCTGGGTAAAATCTAATAACAAAAAAGGCTCTATAACAGTAACTGTTTCAAACAGCAGGGTAAAAGCTAAAACTATAGAAATTAAAGTAAAATAAATAAATATTTTTTATGTTTTGGAGTTTATTATTATGACTTTGAATTTTACTAAAATGCATGGCATAGGCAATGATTATATATATATAGATTGTTTTAAAGAGAGTTTTACAGTTGAAGATGCCAAAAAATATTCTCCAATTTTAAGTCATAGACATTATTCTATTGGTGCTGATGGTATTGTTTTAATAATGCCGAGTAAAATAGCTGATGTAACTATGAGAATGTTTAATTATGACGGTTCTGAATCTGAAATGTGCGGAAATGGTATAAGATGTGTGGCAAAATATGCTTATGATAATAATATATCAAAAAATAATCCAATGAAAATAGAAACATTAAGGGGCGTTTTGGAGGCTAATTTATTTATAAAAAATGATGAAGTTGATAGCGTTGAGATAAATATGGACTCTCCTATACTTGAAGGATTAAAAATACCAACTACTATAGATAAAACTCCAATAATAGATGAGCCTATTACTTTTAATGGAAAAACTTATTATTTTACTTGTGTATCTATGGGCAATCCTCATTGTGTTATATTTGTAGATGATGTTAAAAATATGAGAATTGATGATATTGGAAGTTTTATGGAAAATAATCCTATGTTTCCAAATAGAACAAATGTAGAGTTTGTGCAGGTTCTTAATAGGGGAGAAGTTATACAAAGAACTTGGGAGAGGGGAAGTGCTGAAACTTTAGCATGCGGTACTGGTGCTTCGGCTGTTTGTGTGGCTGGATTTATTAGCAAAAGAACTGATAATATTATACTCAATCACCTTTTAGGAGGAGATTTGATATTAACTTATAAAGATAATAATGTATTTATGAAAGGTGAAGCAAGATACGCATATAGAGGATATGTAGAATTATAATGTTTTTATCTTAAATTATCTTTAAATAGCTCCTTTAAGCGATTTCTGCATCCTCCGCAAGCTGTGCCTGCTTTTGTCTTCTTTACTATATCTTTTAGTGTTTTTAATCCGTATTCTTTTTTTAATGTTTCTATCTCTTCAATGGATAATTCTTTACATTTACATATGTATTTATTTTCTTCTTTTATCATCATGCTGCTCTTATATATATTTATTAACTATTACAATCAAAAAACAAAAAATATAAAAAAATGTTAAAAAAGCTCAAAATAGCTATTGAAAAAAAAGAGTATATAGTATATAAAACTACTATAGTAATATACAGTATATTGCTATACATTAGTTTGGGAGAGCTATTATGAATAAACCGCCAACAAGAAAGTTTAAAAATTATAACAAAAAACTTGTAAAAATAATACTAGATAATATTGACGATGATGATTATTTTTACAATAAAAAAGTTAATTGGGAGGATTGGGTTATAATGAGGGTAGATGTTGATAATGCTGTAAAGAAGCTTAATTTTGATACATCTATTGAATATTCAGCTATGCTTTTAGAAGATATTTTATATGTACTAAAGGAGTATTGATAATGTGTAATTTATGTCCTAAATATAATACATGTGTAAAATTATGCGATGAGATGTTAAAAAAGATTAGATACGGAAAGAGGGAGTTTAAGAAAAATAGGGATTATTGTAGGGAAGTGGTATTAACTGATAAAGATTTGGAGAATATACTTTATACAAATAGCTTGAGTTATGTAGAATATGAGAGGCTTTCAAATTTAGTTGTAGCAATACTTTCACCAAAGCAAAAGCAATTATTAAAATTATTTTCAGAGGGTAAGAGTCAGGTTGAGTTGGCTAAGATTTTTAATGTGAGTCAATCATCAATTTCACAGAGTTTGCAGGCTATAAAGAAGGAGATATCCAATCAATTTAAGATGGTAATAAACTGTTAGTATAGTATTTTTGTAATTGGGATTTGTGTTTTTTTGATGGTTTAAATAGTTAAAATAAATTTAATATAATAAAAAAGGGTGAAGCAGTAAAGCATCACCCTTTTTATTTTTAAGCTATTAGGCTATTATTATTGTAATAATCTAAGAGCACCTTGTGGTAACTGATTAGCTTGAGCAAGCATAGACAAGTTAGCTTGGTTAAGAATTTGGTCTTTAGCAAGTTTAACTGAAGCTTCAGCCATATCTGTATCACGAATTCTGCTTTCAGAAGCCTGCATATTTTCAAAGCCTACCATTAAGCCTTGAGCAGTCATTTCTAATCTGTTCTGATAAGCACCCAAGTCAGCTCTTTGTTTTAATACTTTAAGAAGAGCTTCATCAACCATACCTATAACTGTATTAGCTTTATTAGGGCTAGAAACACTAATGAAAGTAGCAGTAGTAGCAGGTCCAACTGGATTTTTAAGTCCAAGAGCTTGGCTGTTCATAGTACCAATATAAACACGTTTTCTTTCGTCCATATTAGCACCGATATGTAACCACATAGAAGCTGTAGGAGTATTTTCTCCTGTAGATCTAGCAAATCTTCCAGTCAACATGTTAAGTTTGTTGAATTGAGCTTGTGAAGCAACTCTGTCGATTTCATCTACTAATTGAGAAACTTCGATTTGTACATAAAGTCTGTCTTCATCAGTATAGATACCGTTAGCTGCTTGTATAGCTAATTCACGAATTCTTTGAAGGATATTAGTAGTTTCTTCTAAGTAACCTTCAGTAGTTTGAATGAAAGATATACCGTCTTGAGTGTTTCTTTCAGCTTGACGTAAACCGCGAATCTGAGTTCTCATTTTCTCAGATACTGCTAATCCACTAGCATCATCTCCAGCTTGGTTGATTCTCATACCGCTAGAAATTTGAGCTGCGTCTTTTCTTAAATCTACTTGGCGGAATTTAAGAGTTCTTTGTGCATTTATTGCACTGATATTATTATTGATAA from Brachyspira pilosicoli P43/6/78 includes:
- a CDS encoding NAD(P)H-dependent oxidoreductase — translated: MNILVINGSPKGNGSITLQTLLFLEKAFTNHSFSFLNAAQKVRYYEKNFNEVEKEINKADIIIFAYPVYTFLVPYQLHRFIELLKEKNIDLSQKYATQVSTSKHFYDTTAHKFVEENCLDLNLKYIKGFSADMDDLLTKKGQEEAIEFFNYLIFSAQNNINSNNNDNKEKNNINIYKRQVETTSIKDENKDVVIVTNCAKDDTNLRNMIEDFKAMFNYSTREINIREYKFHGGCMGCFGCAITGKCVYKDGFDEFLRREIQKANAIIYAFTIENHYTHSSFKIYEDRQFCNGHRMVTEGMPVGYIVAGDYDKEYNLQTLIEARCEVGGNFLTYVANDNKDNTLEELKKLSQTMNYAILNKCSRPKNFYGVGGMKIFRDLIYIMQGIMKADHKYYKKHNIYDFPQKQRGRMLQMKLAGYLMSIPSVQKKMRGKMNQYILMPYKKIIDNTCKKIN
- a CDS encoding ankyrin repeat domain-containing protein yields the protein MKNIFFILLALFSCKLYSLTDDEVKFLKACENGKYETVITMLDRKVNVNVTTEDGLTGLMLASHKGYPNIVKLLIRHNADVNIVDNVGYNALIFAASEGRNDIAKMLIKAKININAKNSYGENALHVASYKLYSNVVQTLIDSEIDINAVNNDGDNALMMVFMSAATREEMMPTIEILCKNGIDVNAKDKNGESIIAYIRANYKKGDALIEYLQQYGAVE
- a CDS encoding (2Fe-2S)-binding protein codes for the protein MIKEENKYICKCKELSIEEIETLKKEYGLKTLKDIVKKTKAGTACGGCRNRLKELFKDNLR
- a CDS encoding glycoside hydrolase family 2 protein, whose protein sequence is MRKVIDFNTNWKFLEKWNDDIKNTILKSTTITLPHTVKEIPLHYFDESDTWLVAGYQNIFNYNKKDFANKRVLINFEGVMAAAEVFVNAKSFGEHKGGYLPFIYDITDSLVDGENIIAVKVDSTERKDIPPFGNEIDYLCYGGIYREVQIIVVDEVSIENIMIIGDAKQNITGKVRIRNSKKEDKKETLFINLYNREYHICEIKKEITLKKDELFTDINIKEYIDTDRIELWDIDNPRLYRLEASLSNEDAVSVNIGFRDVEFRDNGFFLNGEKIKLRGLNRHQSFPYVGYAMPERMQKKDADILKFDLGLNIVRSSHYPASRHFLNRCDEIGLMVFEEIPGWQHIGDKDWQKVSIENVKDMIERDFHHASIIIWGVRINESQDNHSFYKETNKVAHKLDKTRQTGGVRYIMGSELLEDVYTMNDFNCDGVNDPIRAQKFVTKLDKNVPYMITEYNGHMFPTKMQDSEERLIEHTKRHFDVINAVAIDESISGSTGWCAFDYHTHYDFGSGDRICYHGVCDMFRNKKLAASVYSSQMNKKDCVVLEPITIYARGERAIGGISPLMVATNCDYVEFYYKNELLAKEYPASAKYQGLKHAPVIIQMERNIPGVSAMNWEDAKVVGYIDGNAVIEKHFLKNPTFKELEVIADDKEINAVSNGSAWDATRITVKAIDSIGNRLPYINEAIKIEVKGSGSLIGNDNPVLEGGYYSFWVKSNNKKGSITVTVSNSRVKAKTIEIKVK
- a CDS encoding ArsR family transcriptional regulator, with the protein product MCNLCPKYNTCVKLCDEMLKKIRYGKREFKKNRDYCREVVLTDKDLENILYTNSLSYVEYERLSNLVVAILSPKQKQLLKLFSEGKSQVELAKIFNVSQSSISQSLQAIKKEISNQFKMVINC
- the dapF gene encoding diaminopimelate epimerase: MTLNFTKMHGIGNDYIYIDCFKESFTVEDAKKYSPILSHRHYSIGADGIVLIMPSKIADVTMRMFNYDGSESEMCGNGIRCVAKYAYDNNISKNNPMKIETLRGVLEANLFIKNDEVDSVEINMDSPILEGLKIPTTIDKTPIIDEPITFNGKTYYFTCVSMGNPHCVIFVDDVKNMRIDDIGSFMENNPMFPNRTNVEFVQVLNRGEVIQRTWERGSAETLACGTGASAVCVAGFISKRTDNIILNHLLGGDLILTYKDNNVFMKGEARYAYRGYVEL
- a CDS encoding flagellin, translating into MVINNNISAINAQRTLKFRQVDLRKDAAQISSGMRINQAGDDASGLAVSEKMRTQIRGLRQAERNTQDGISFIQTTEGYLEETTNILQRIRELAIQAANGIYTDEDRLYVQIEVSQLVDEIDRVASQAQFNKLNMLTGRFARSTGENTPTASMWLHIGANMDERKRVYIGTMNSQALGLKNPVGPATTATFISVSSPNKANTVIGMVDEALLKVLKQRADLGAYQNRLEMTAQGLMVGFENMQASESRIRDTDMAEASVKLAKDQILNQANLSMLAQANQLPQGALRLLQ